One Chaetodon auriga isolate fChaAug3 chromosome 14, fChaAug3.hap1, whole genome shotgun sequence genomic window carries:
- the sstr1a gene encoding somatostatin receptor type 1, with protein sequence MQLNTSSSSSSSSSSYSSSLSSSSLPVAPSSLEDGGGFFLLNGSGNVSASGGGASSAGSAALISSIYSLVCLVGLSGNSMVIYVIFRYAKMKTATNLYILNLAVADELLMLSVPFVVTAALLRRWPFGAALCRLVLSVDAINMFTSIYCLTVLSVDRYIAVVHPLRASRYRRPTVAKLVNVCVWMFSLLVILPIILFSSTAPNSDGSVACNMQMPEPERRWMAAFAVYAFLMGFLFPVLAICLCYVLILSQLRVVALRAGWQQRRKSERKITVMVTVVVSVFVVCWMPFHVVQLVGVFLQRHDPTLSQLAVVLGYANSCANPLLYGFLSDNFRRSFQRILCLRWMEAPEEPLDYLDYYSTALKSRRLSLDQDPRVDREEDSEGRNRTCPPNASSRM encoded by the coding sequence ATGCAGCtgaacacctcctcctcctcctcctcctcctcctcctcctactcctcctctctctcttcttcgtCTCTTCCCGTCGCTCCGAGCTCTCTGGAGGACGGTGGCGGCTTCTTCCTGCTGAACGGATCCGGCAACGTCTCTGCGTCCGGCGGCGGCGCGTCCTCCGCGGGCAGCGCGgctctcatctcctccatctACTCTCTGGTGTGTCTGGTCGGTTTGAGCGGGAACTCCATGGTCATCTACGTCATCTTCCGGTACGCTAAGATGAAGACGGCCACCAACCTGTACATCCTGAACCTGGCGGTGGCGGACGAGCTGCTGATGCTCAGCGTGCCGTTCGTGGTCACCGCCGCGCTGCTGCGCCGGTGGCCGTTCGGCGCGGCGCTGTGCCGCCTCGTGCTCAGCGTGGACGCCATCAACATGTTCACCAGCATCTACTGCCTGACGGTGCTCAGCGTGGACCGCTACATCGCCGTGGTGCACCCGCTGCGGGCGTCCCGGTACCGGCGGCCCACCGTGGCCAAGCTGGTCAACGTGTGCGTGTGGATGTTCTCCCTGCTGGTCATCcttcccatcatcctcttctcctccaccgcCCCCAACTCGGACGGCTCGGTGGCCTGTAACATGCAGATGCCGGAGCCGGAGCGGCGCTGGATGGCGGCGTTCGCGGTCTACGCCTTCCTGATGGGCTTCCTGTTCCCGGTGCTCGCCATCTGTCTGTGCTACGTGCTGATCCTGAGTCAGCTGCGGGTGGTGGCGCTGCGGGCCGGCTGGCAGCAGCGCAGGAAGTCCGAGAGGAAGATCACAGTGATGGTGACGGTGGTGGTGTCGGTGTTCGTGGTGTGCTGGATGCCCTTCCACGTGGTACAGCTGGTGGGCGTCTTCCTGCAGCGTCACGACCCCACCCTCAGCCAGCTGGCCGTCGTTCTGGGTTACGCCAACAGCTGCGCGAACCCGCTGCTCTACGGCTTCCTGTCCGACAACTTCCGCCGCTCCTTCCAGAGGATCCTGTGTCTGCGCTGGATGGAGGCCCCCGAGGAGCCCCTGGACTACCTGGACTACTACAGCACGGCCCTGAAGAGCCGTAGACTCAGTCTGGACCAGGACCCGCGTGTGGATCGGGAGGAGGACTCCGAGGGCAGGAACAGAACCTGCCCCCCCAACGCCAGCTCCAGGATGTAG